The Christensenella timonensis DNA segment GGCACCAGCACAGCAAGGTTGGCCCCATCCTGCGAAACCGCAAAATCGATCCCTGCCGTGACTTCCGCACGTTCCCGGGTTTTAAGATCCAGCGAATATAGCATGCCCAGTCCGTTGTTTTCCGTTTTATCCGCAAAATAGATCTTTCCGTTGCGCAGCGCGATTTTGGATTCCGCGCCTTTCTTCTCCTCGACCGCCTGTACCCGGTCGGCATCGTCAACAGAAAAATCGTACTTCATCAATTGCAACGTTCCCAGGCCCTTCATGGCATAGATGACAGGCTGCTCCGCATCCCATACGAAAGAGGTCGTTGCATCGCCAAACCCTTCCTCACCCAGGTTATGCAATACATTCTCCTGTGTATCAAACACATACAGTACCTTGTTCTCGATCCCGGAATCAAGGATCGCAACGTACCTGCCATCCGCCGAGGGCTCCGCTTTTTCTATGCCGTAGAAATCCGGCAGCTCAAGTTGTGTTTTCTTTCCGTTCGTCTCAATCCGCCACAACTTTTCCTTCAGCACCTGCTCCGTATCCTCGTTGGCGTTCGGCACATACGAGCGCGCGTATAAAATGCTTCCCTCCGGCATCTGGCACAAATACCTTCCGTTTTCCACCAGAACCGGAAGCGTAATGGGCGCGCCGGCAACCATCATCACCGGATCCTGCTGTATGCCCTGCGCATCCACCTCTTTATTGTAGACAGGCAAAGCATCCATACTCATCTCAAAGACGTACGCCTTTTTGGCAGGGGCGACGCTTGCGATTTTTAAGTTTGTTTCCTCCGCCAGCTTATTGGCCGACGCTTCATCCCGCTTCGGCGAGGATACCAATATGATATCCGACAATCCCTCACACATCGTCGGCGTGAAACCGAGGCCCGGAGTGATCAGGTTCTGTTCATATTCCTCATAGGCATTCAGGCCTACGAAATAAGCATTTTCCGTACTTGTCTTTTCCGGTGTGAGCGTAATGACCAGCCTGTCGGCATCTTCTGATACTGTCGCCGCCACTTCCTCGTTCATCTGGAAGTATACCGATACGTTGTTGCTGTCCGAATGAACCGTATTGAACATACCATAGATCACACTGTCCGTAAACCACTCGCTCTTGTTGGAATAGTCCCAAAATCCGATATTGAGGTCTACCTGCAGCCTGACTGGCGACGGAAGCACCGTAAGCGCATACCGGGGCACTGACGAAAGTTTGGATTCATCGACCCCCGCCGTACGTGAACCGTTCAAAAACGACATCGTGATCACCGTGTTGTCGCCTTGCTTTTCGATATTGATATCCTTGAGGTTGACATCATTCCCCAAAGACGCGTCTCCCCCCTCCACGGTTCCGTTAACCACCCGTGCACCGGTGGTAGCTTCCGCCGAGGGTGTATCCGGCGAAACAGCACATGCAGCGAGCAGCAAGGCAGCGGTACATACCAGGCAAATGATCATTAGCAAACGTTTTTTGAACATATTTCTCCTCATTTTACTCTTATTCCGTATTTTTAAATCGCTTTCATGACCGCAGAGTATTCATGCAACTTTGCCTTGATCTCCTCGACATCCGCAAAGCTGAAGCGTCCATTTTCGTAGACGATGTCCCCCCCGACCATTGTCATACAAACATCCGTATCGTCCGCGCTGTACACGACGTTTGAGACGATATCATAATCGGGGGTATAGCGGATACCGCTTGTGTCGAGCATAATGATGTCCGCATTTTTGCCCGCTTCGACTACGCCGCTCTCAAAGCCCATTGCCCGCGCTCCCTGGCGCGTGGCAAGGTCGATTGACTGCGCGGCCGGCATCACTTTGGGATCGTATGTCGTTCCCTTTTGCAAGAGTGTCGCATATGTCATTTCTTCCATAATGGAAAGCTTGTTGTTGGAAGCAACGCTGTCTGTCCCAAGCGAAACGCGTACGCCCCGCTCCAGCATACGGCTTAATGGGGCGATACCGCTTGCGAGCTTTAAATTGCTCCTCGGACAGCTTAACACATACGATCCGTGCTGCGCCATAAGCTCCATATCGTGTTCGCTGATCCACACGCAGTGGGCCGCGAGGAACGGAACATCTAAAAGCCCCAGCTTTTCGCTCAGTTCAATGGGCGTCATGCCATGGTCCTTGAGGCAATTTTCATGCTCGCCCTTCGTTTCCGAAATATGCATATGGATCCCCGTTTGAAGCCGCGCGGCCTCC contains these protein-coding regions:
- a CDS encoding amidohydrolase; protein product: MKIRIENATVITNNENKDVLRHAEIQVDGERIVYAGAADHAPATEADRVIDAQGNLVMPGFFNTHTHVPMNMFRSYADDLDLMTWLNTRIFPAEDRLTDEIAYWASMAAMCEMAAAGIVGFNEMYFFMGSVAKAAQESGLRAVLSRAVVTPAENVAQRTFREGVELFEKYNNTGRLKVYLSPHAQYTVNNEMLEKIAKEAARLQTGIHMHISETKGEHENCLKDHGMTPIELSEKLGLLDVPFLAAHCVWISEHDMELMAQHGSYVLSCPRSNLKLASGIAPLSRMLERGVRVSLGTDSVASNNKLSIMEEMTYATLLQKGTTYDPKVMPAAQSIDLATRQGARAMGFESGVVEAGKNADIIMLDTSGIRYTPDYDIVSNVVYSADDTDVCMTMVGGDIVYENGRFSFADVEEIKAKLHEYSAVMKAI